A window of the Arachis duranensis cultivar V14167 chromosome 5, aradu.V14167.gnm2.J7QH, whole genome shotgun sequence genome harbors these coding sequences:
- the LOC107489400 gene encoding protein FAR1-RELATED SEQUENCE 5-like, whose product MMPEYRTFSVSDKAQAKNLNDIGIRTYHILGYLAAQNYGYKNLSFNQKDMYNLITQHRKKKVKGGDANAAISYLRGNAGNDSYFFGKYTLSNENRLKNLFWANGTSRIDYECFGEVLTFDSAYNRNVYNKPLVIFSSSNYHGQTVIFGCGLLVNENIG is encoded by the coding sequence ATGATGCCTGAGTATCGCACATTCAGTGTCTCAGATAAAGCTCAGGCAAAGAATTTGAACGACATAGGCATTAGGACCTATCACATCTTGGGATATTTGGCTGCTCAAAATTATGGATATAAAAACTTGTCATTCAACCAAAAAGATATGTACAACCTCATTACTCAGCATAGGAAGAAAAAGGTGAAGGGTGGTGATGCAAATGCTGCAATAAGTTACCTGAGAGGTAACGCTGGGAATGATTCTTATTTCTTTGGCAAGTACACATTAAGTAATGAGAATCGATTGAAAAATTTGTTTTGGGCTAATGGGACTAGCCGTATTGATTATGAGTGCTTTGGGGAAGTCTTGACATTTGATTCGGCTTATAATAGGAATGTCTACAATAAACCACTTGTGATATTTTCTAGTAGCAATTATCATGGGCAGACCGTCATATTTGGATGTGGTCTTCTTGTTAACGAGAATATTGGTTAA